The DNA window TGGTTTATAGTTTAATTCATAATAAAATCTGTTGATTTGAGAAAATATTAAAATATTCAATAATAGAAAACTGAAAATAAAGGTTTTTTTCATGGCTTTGATTTTTCTATAAATTTAGTAAATTTTTTACATAAAAAAGTCTGCCCAAAAAATTTGGACAGACTTCTCTTCATATCAAATTTTGAATAACAATTTTTAATAAGAATCTTCATGAACGGAAATCACGGCTCTTCCGCTCGGATCATTCATTTTTTTGAAAGCTTCGTCCCATTCTAGCGCAATTGGTGTAGAACAAGCTACTGATGGAACGGAAGGAACGGTTAAAGCAGCGGTTTCACTTGGGAAATGCTCCTCAAAAATTGTTCTGTATCTGTATTCTTCTTTGTTTTGTGGAGTGTTTTGAGGAAAACGGAATTTTGCATTCGCCATCATTTCATCAGTCACTTCTTTTTCGGCAATTTCTTTTAAAGTGTCAATCCAGCTATAACCAACTCCGTCAGAAAACTGTTCTTTTTGTCTCCAAGCAATCGATTCTGGTAACAAATCTTCAAAAGCTTTTCTCAATAACCATTTTTCAATTTTGGGTTCGTGAGCAGTAACCATTTTATCCGCAGGATTTACGGTCATGGCAATATCCATAAATTCTTTGTCCAAGAAAGGAACTCTTCCTTCAATTCCCCAACTCATCAATGCTTTGTTGGCTCTCAAACAATCGTATAAGTGTAATTTCCCTAGTTTTCTTACCGTTTCATCATGGAATTCTTTAGCATTGGGAGCTTTGTGAAAATATAAATATCCACCAAAAAGTTCATCGCTTCCTTCACCAGAAAGTACCATTTTAATTCCCATTGATTTAATCACTCTCGCCATTAAATACATCGGTGTAGAAGCTCTTACTGTGGTTACATCATACGTTTCGAGGTGATAAATTACATCTTTTACTGCGTCTAAACCTTCTTGAACGGTAAAGTGGATTTCGTGGTGAACAGAGCCAATATGTTCCGCAGCTTTTTGTGCAGCCGCCAAATCTGGAGAACCTTCTAAACCTACTGCAAAACTGTGTAATCTAGGGTACCAAGCTTCTTGTTCGTCTCCACTTTCGATGCGTTTTTTTGCATATTTTGCCGCAATTGCAGAAATAATAGAAGAATCTAAACCTCCAGAAAGTAAAACTCCATAAGGAACATCACTCATCATTTGTCTGTGTACTGCATCTTCCAATCCTTT is part of the Cloacibacterium normanense genome and encodes:
- the asnB gene encoding asparagine synthase B, whose translation is MCGIVCLFDAKQKTDALRPQILEMSKKIRHRGPDWSGIFQSEKTVFSHERLAIVDPTSGKQPLFTKDGKVVLAVNGEIYNHQELRKEFPDYEFLTQSDCEVILALYRKYGKDFIEKLNGIFAFSLYDIENDIYLIARDHMGICPLYQGWDKHGNYYVASELKALEGVCNKIETFLPGHFVYSKDGQELQQWYKRDWEDFEDVKDNETSIAAIRKGLEDAVHRQMMSDVPYGVLLSGGLDSSIISAIAAKYAKKRIESGDEQEAWYPRLHSFAVGLEGSPDLAAAQKAAEHIGSVHHEIHFTVQEGLDAVKDVIYHLETYDVTTVRASTPMYLMARVIKSMGIKMVLSGEGSDELFGGYLYFHKAPNAKEFHDETVRKLGKLHLYDCLRANKALMSWGIEGRVPFLDKEFMDIAMTVNPADKMVTAHEPKIEKWLLRKAFEDLLPESIAWRQKEQFSDGVGYSWIDTLKEIAEKEVTDEMMANAKFRFPQNTPQNKEEYRYRTIFEEHFPSETAALTVPSVPSVACSTPIALEWDEAFKKMNDPSGRAVISVHEDSY